A window of Parasynechococcus marenigrum WH 8102 contains these coding sequences:
- a CDS encoding ABC transporter ATP-binding protein/permease — protein sequence MTVSSMESRQGLRGQLNKLRNLAQPFFLPLDQASGWQFVGLLVALLFCVGGLVLVALTGLIGLFEQLLPEVTEKYFGGVSSTIAGIWSSAWGVVFSGLFLMGGAAFLAMRQQLRNRRWLHWLMLGVIVLMLLTVNGINAGIGFIARDLTNALVAKQEDGFYRILIIYACCFVVALPIRVSQIFFTFKLGIIWRDWLSRSLIGDYMRNRAYYVLNPNDEQATDVDNPDQRITDDTRSFTSQSLQFTLGVFDALLTFSLNILILWSISTTLTLSLFGYASFATAVLVISGRKLVKINFDQLRYEADFRYGLVHIRNNAESIAFYSGEEPEAAETERRLGSVVRNFNLLIIWRVIIDVMRRSIGYAGNFFPYLVMAVPYFAGEIDYGGFIQANFAFGMVEGSLFYVVNQIEELAQFTAGISRLEGFQSEVEQVSREARGADPVQQGAESIVVRHADLTPPGADQPIVRDLSLSVGETDKLLVVGPSGCGKTSLLRMISGLWSPSQGYVERPPTGELLFIPQKPYMLLGSLREQLCYPTDEGRFSDDQLRHVLDEVNLSTLSTRYPDLDVKQDWPRILSLGEQQRLAFGRLLLNAPRFVVLDEATSALDVATEDHLYALLRQRELAVISIGHRPTLKQFHDSVLELSGNGDWRLMPATSYDFERS from the coding sequence ATGACGGTTTCTTCCATGGAGTCGCGCCAGGGTTTGCGCGGCCAGCTCAACAAGCTGCGCAACCTGGCCCAGCCTTTCTTCCTGCCCCTCGATCAGGCCAGCGGCTGGCAATTCGTTGGGTTGCTGGTGGCGCTGTTGTTCTGCGTCGGCGGGTTGGTGCTGGTGGCTCTCACCGGCCTGATTGGCCTGTTTGAACAGCTCTTGCCGGAGGTCACCGAGAAGTATTTCGGCGGGGTGTCCAGCACGATCGCCGGCATCTGGAGCAGCGCCTGGGGGGTGGTCTTCAGCGGTTTGTTCCTGATGGGAGGAGCGGCGTTCCTGGCGATGCGCCAACAGCTTCGCAACCGCCGCTGGCTGCACTGGCTGATGCTCGGCGTGATTGTGCTGATGTTGCTGACGGTCAATGGCATCAATGCCGGCATCGGCTTCATCGCGCGAGACCTCACCAATGCCCTGGTGGCCAAACAGGAAGATGGTTTTTATCGGATCCTGATTATTTACGCCTGCTGCTTTGTGGTGGCGTTGCCGATTCGTGTGTCTCAGATCTTCTTCACCTTCAAGCTGGGGATTATCTGGCGCGATTGGTTGTCTCGCAGCCTGATCGGGGACTACATGCGCAACCGCGCCTATTACGTTCTCAATCCGAACGATGAACAGGCAACGGATGTTGATAATCCAGACCAGCGCATTACCGATGACACCCGATCTTTCACGTCCCAGAGCCTTCAATTCACCCTTGGGGTATTCGATGCCCTGCTGACCTTTTCCCTCAACATTCTTATTCTCTGGAGCATCAGTACAACACTGACGCTGTCACTCTTCGGCTACGCAAGTTTCGCGACTGCAGTGCTGGTGATCTCCGGGCGCAAGCTGGTGAAGATCAACTTCGATCAGCTGCGCTACGAGGCTGATTTCCGCTACGGATTGGTTCATATCCGCAATAACGCCGAGTCCATTGCCTTTTACTCCGGTGAAGAGCCTGAAGCTGCTGAAACCGAGCGGCGTCTCGGCTCTGTTGTTCGTAATTTCAACCTTCTGATTATCTGGCGCGTCATCATTGATGTGATGCGTCGCTCGATCGGATATGCCGGAAACTTCTTTCCTTATCTGGTCATGGCTGTCCCCTACTTTGCAGGGGAAATTGATTACGGCGGCTTCATTCAAGCCAACTTCGCCTTCGGAATGGTGGAGGGATCGCTGTTCTATGTGGTGAATCAGATCGAGGAATTGGCGCAGTTCACGGCCGGAATCTCCCGCCTTGAGGGTTTCCAGAGCGAGGTGGAGCAGGTGAGCCGTGAGGCCAGGGGTGCAGACCCTGTGCAGCAGGGAGCGGAGTCGATCGTGGTGCGCCATGCCGATCTCACCCCACCCGGTGCTGATCAGCCGATCGTGCGGGATCTCAGCCTCAGCGTTGGTGAAACCGACAAATTGCTGGTGGTGGGTCCCTCCGGCTGCGGAAAGACCTCACTGCTGCGCATGATCAGTGGTCTTTGGTCCCCCAGTCAGGGGTATGTCGAACGTCCACCCACAGGCGAGCTCCTGTTCATCCCCCAGAAGCCCTACATGCTGCTGGGGTCGTTGCGGGAACAGCTTTGTTATCCCACCGATGAAGGCCGGTTCAGTGACGACCAACTTCGCCATGTGCTGGATGAGGTGAACCTCAGCACCCTCTCGACCCGCTACCCCGACCTGGACGTCAAGCAGGACTGGCCTCGCATCCTGTCCCTTGGTGAGCAGCAACGCCTGGCCTTCGGCCGATTACTGCTGAATGCCCCACGGTTCGTGGTGCTGGATGAAGCCACCAGTGCTCTGGATGTAGCCACAGAGGATCATCTCTATGCCTTGTTGCGCCAGCGGGAACTGGCGGTGATCAGCATTGGCCACCGTCCCACCCTCAAGCAGTTCCACGATTCAGTGCTCGAGCTCAGCGGCAACGGCGACTGGCGGTTGATGCCGGCGACCAGCTATGACTTCGAGCGTTCCTGA
- a CDS encoding chlorophyll a/b-binding protein, producing MTSPSEPPATASVPETSATTSDVPAFGWSGYAERVNGRFAMVGFTAILVIEAISGDTFLHWAGLLP from the coding sequence ATGACCTCCCCCAGCGAGCCCCCTGCAACCGCTTCGGTTCCGGAGACGTCCGCCACAACCAGCGATGTCCCCGCTTTTGGCTGGAGTGGTTACGCCGAGCGGGTGAACGGTCGATTTGCCATGGTTGGCTTCACGGCAATTCTGGTGATCGAGGCGATCAGCGGAGACACCTTCCTGCATTGGGCAGGGCTGCTGCCCTGA
- a CDS encoding TolB family protein translates to MTPTASLLLLSLLLLSCSGPRPTPLPDFNGLLRQNASSRRDPALAQRWLASLTLRGGRERVDLVDLGSRQPVPLPGLNRADAQPISVSVSADGTRLAVVQQRDERTELVLYRRNVGTVQRLPLEPPGVPRAVSLNADGRRLAVQVSRGGRWEVDLIRLP, encoded by the coding sequence ATGACGCCGACCGCCTCGCTGCTGCTGCTCTCCCTCCTGTTGCTGAGCTGCAGTGGTCCGCGGCCGACACCACTGCCCGATTTCAACGGTCTGCTGCGTCAGAACGCCAGCAGCCGACGCGACCCCGCCCTGGCGCAACGCTGGCTGGCCAGCCTGACCCTGCGGGGTGGCCGGGAACGGGTGGACCTGGTGGATCTGGGGTCACGGCAACCGGTGCCATTACCGGGGCTCAACCGCGCTGATGCCCAGCCGATCAGCGTCAGCGTCAGTGCTGATGGCACGCGCCTGGCGGTGGTGCAGCAGCGGGACGAACGCACCGAACTGGTGCTGTATCGCCGCAATGTGGGCACGGTGCAACGGCTGCCGCTGGAGCCACCTGGGGTGCCTCGTGCCGTAAGCCTCAATGCTGATGGGCGACGGTTGGCGGTACAGGTGAGCCGCGGCGGACGCTGGGAGGTGGACCTGATCCGCCTGCCCTGA
- a CDS encoding TolB-like translocation protein — protein MERAATGWIDRSQEDPALSGDGRLLAVISQIQGRPTVQLRGEDGSIRPVPQLRRHQPHSSPSLSWNGRYLALITQRGKRRLAVVLDRLNGRLHPLPLPGGRDPVRLSLAPDARRLALQVADQGQWRVELLDLSELLEPDRAAGQALTTPPLESSR, from the coding sequence GTGGAACGAGCGGCAACCGGTTGGATCGACCGCAGCCAGGAGGATCCCGCCCTCAGTGGCGACGGGCGCCTGCTGGCGGTGATCAGCCAGATCCAGGGTCGTCCGACGGTGCAACTGCGCGGAGAGGACGGCAGCATCCGGCCGGTGCCGCAATTGCGGCGCCATCAGCCCCATAGCTCACCGTCCCTGAGCTGGAACGGCCGTTACCTGGCCTTGATCACCCAACGGGGCAAACGGCGTCTGGCGGTGGTGCTGGACCGCCTCAATGGCCGGCTGCATCCCCTTCCCCTGCCCGGTGGACGGGATCCCGTGCGCCTGAGCCTGGCGCCGGATGCCCGCCGGCTGGCCCTGCAGGTGGCCGACCAGGGCCAGTGGCGGGTGGAACTGCTCGATCTCAGCGAACTGCTGGAGCCGGATCGTGCAGCCGGCCAGGCCCTCACCACGCCGCCATTGGAGAGCTCCCGATGA